The DNA segment TAAACTTGCTCGAAAATTACCGCCTGAGCCAGGTGGTGATTGAGCACAAAGGCCGATAGCGTCAACATGGCATCGGCCCGGCCTCGAACTTCTTCGTCAAAACCGAACGCGCCACCAATACAAAAGACAATTCGACTGCGTCCTGTCGCTAGCCATCGCTCTAGCTTTTTAGAAAATTGAATCGACGTCAGCTGATCTCCACGCTCGTCCAGGACAACGACGAAATCTGTGGGCTTGAATTTATCCAGATAAAGCTTGGATTCTACTTTCCGCTTCACATCAGCGTTCGCGCGATCGTCTTTCGACGGTTTCATTCGCACTACTTCAGTGCGATAAAACCGAGAGAGTTTTTTTACGTACTCCGTCTCGAACTCCTGTAGCCATTTTTCTTTGTCGCCACCGACAAAAAGAAATTGCAGGATCACGGCGCCAATGGATCCTTGATGGCGAGATCTTTCGAATTTCTCCAAAGTTCTTCAAGGCGATATTCCTGGCGCACAAAGTCGTAGAAGATATGAACAATCAATGAGCCATAATCGAGTAGCACCCAGCGGCCCTCCGCTGCGCCCTCTACACTTTGCGGGAAAATGTTGAATTCTTCCTTCACTGCCGCCTGAACTGCCTCTGCTAGGGCTGCTGTGTGACGAGTGCTCGTTCCAGATGCGATCAAGGCAAATTCTGTTGGCGCCGTCGTTGGACGAAGATCAAAGCCTTTAACGTTGAGACCCTTTTTCGAAAACAGCGCCTCTGCGCAAAACCGAGTGAACTGCTCGTAATCACCAACGCGCGCGCCGATCGGCCCGTACAGATTTTTCGACTTGATGTACTCTTCCACCTCAATGGACATGTACTTCTCAACAGACCGACCTGTTCGAAGCCGTTTTCGAACTTCGGTTGCCGCAACGTCTGCATCTGGCATTCGGATAAATTCGATATGGCGTCCAGTTGTGAGTTGCCCAAACCCTTTTTCAAAGTCCGAGATATAAGGGCGAAGCCCCTCTGGAAAGTCCAAAAGAGAGGTCGGCAGGCTGTGGCCTACCCGTGAAATTACAACGACGTTCGCTAGCTCTAGAATTCTGTCGATCCGATGCCAGCGATCAAGCTCTTCGAACTGATCCATACCGATAATCAAATGCATTCCAGCGGGATCAAATTCTTTTGCGAAGGATTCAAGAGTCGTCGAGGTGTAGGACAAACCGCCGCGCTTAAGCTCGCGATCATCAACAACGACATATTCCGCGTCAGACGCAAAACCAATGCGACACATTTCCAGACGATCTTCGTCGCGCGGGCCTTCTGTGCGCGGCTTGCGCGGATTTTGCGCCGCAGGTACAACAAAGACTTTCTCAAGATTCAGGCGCGAACGCACTGTGCGAACGCAGCTCAAGTGGCCGACGTGGAGCGGGTCAAAGGTGCCGCCAAAAATTCCAATTCGGGTAAAATCACTCACTTTAAAACTCTCTTTCCAATTTCAATCGTTAATTCTTTTAAACCTTTTCGCGCGGCTGCTGAAATCGCCATCGTTTCAACCCCGGCCCGACGAAATCGTCCTTGAAGTTCTTCCAGATCTTCTAGGCGAACGGCATCAATTTTGTTGAGGACCACAAGCTGATCGCGAGTTGCCAACGGACGGTAATCGGGATCATCTTTTTTCGCGATGTCATACTGCTCGAGTTCATTTTTGATATCGAGGTAATCTTGATAGGGGTCGCGTCCGCCGGCACCGCTGGCATCTACCAAGTGAATAAACAGTCCCGTGCGTTCGATGTGCCGTAAAAATTGAATACCAAGGCCGACACCTTTGTGCGCGCCGGGAACCAATCCCGGAATATCGGCGATGACGAACGTTTGTTCATCATTGGCTTTCACCACGCCCAAGTTCGGAGACAGCGTCGTAAACGGATAATCCGCAATCTTTGGTTTGGCTGCAGAGATCACCGAGATCAAAGTCGATTTACCTGCATTCGGGTATCCCACTAAGCCGACATCCGCGATCAGCTTCAGTTCCAATGTTACAGACTTTGATTGGCCGTCTTCACCTGGCTGCGCAACATCAGGCGCTTGGTTGACGCTCGTTCGGAAAAACCAATTTCCTTTTCCGCCCCGACCGCCTTGCAAGAAGACGGTGTCGCCTTCAGTTTCGAGATCTAAAAGGATTTCACCAGTCTCGGCATCGCGAACGACAGTTCCGGGAGGGACGCGAAGATAGAGATCTTCGCCATCATGCCCCGTCATGTTTCGGCCTTGTCCAGGGTCTCCGTCTCGCGCGTGAAACTTTCTTTTGTATCGGAAATCAAGCAGGGTGTTCATTTGTCTCGTCACACGAAAGTATACATGACCGCCACGACCTCCGTCGCCGCCATCGGGCCCGCCGCGGGGATCATGGGACTCCCGACGAAAGCTGACAACTCCGGGACCGCCGTGGCCCGAGCTGACTGAGATAGTGACTTCATCAACAAACTTCAAAAAAACTCCAAATCCAAAAAATAGGGCCGGGCAACAATGTCCGGCCAAAAAAAAGGGCCGGCCCAAAAAAAAAGGCTGGTCCGTGACCAGCCCTGATTCCCGTTCGAACCGGCGAAACCTGCTTATTAAGCTGATTTCTGCGCTGTCGCTGCAACCGGATATACGCTGACTTTCATGCGATTTTTATCGATGCGTTCGAATTTCACTTCGCCAGTTGTGACTGAATAGATTGTGAAATCGCGGCCCATGCGAACACCTTTTCCGAGGTGGAACTTAGTTCCACGCTGACGAACGATGATCACACCTGGTTGAACTTTTTCTCCGCCGAATGCTTTAACGCCAAGGCGTTGCCCTGCGCTGTCTCGACCGTTCCGCGTACTACCTGCTGCCTTCTTACTTGCCATGACCGATACCTCGTAGTTTTAAAATTTAAATTATTTCTTCGAAGCTTTTTTGGCTGGTTTTTTCGCAGCCTTCTTAGCTCCGGCTTTCGCCTTCGTTTTCTTCGCAGCAGCTTTCTTAGGAGCGGCAGCTTTCTTCGTTTTTGTAGCGACTTTCACCGCAGCTTTTTTCTTCTTCGCTTCGACAACGGCTTTCTTGCCCGATGCTTTTAACGATTCAGCGTAAGCCAATTCGCGTGCCGCTTTTTTCGCTGGGTCGACAACTTGTGGCTTCTTTTCAGCCTTCATCGTTTGACCTTCTGGCGAAGTGATCGCTGCAACGAAGAGCTCTGTGAAGTCTTGGCGGTGACCGTGGGTACGGCGATAGCCTTGACGACGCTTCTTCTTGAAGACAGTGATCTTCGCATCGCGACCTTGACGAACAACAGTGACCGTCACTTTCGCGTCTTTAACAAGGGGCGAACCGATAAATGCTTTGTCGCCGCCGACCATGAGAACGTCGGTGAGGTCGAATGTTTCGCCTGGATTTTTTTCGAGCTTCTGAACGCGAACGACGTCGCCGGCTTGAACTCGATATTGCTTACCGCCGGTACGAATAATGGCGAACATTGAGAGGACCTCCAAAAACAGGGTATGAAGAGCGAAGCTCTCGTTGATGCCATGACCTGGGACGCATTGTCAATGAAATCAGCAGTTTGAAAGACTCTTCATGGCGCTGCTCAATCTAGCGGCTTTGAGTTCTTCGATTTTTCGCTGATGCCCGCCAATCGGGCATGGCTCACCAGAAGAAATCCGGGTTATTTCAGATCCTTAGACGCCTGGGGGCCGGACCGTGAAATTTCATATTGTTCACGGTGAAACCCCGGCTCTAGCTTAAATACTACGCTCTGCCCGATGCGTCTTTCCACGTCATCGAGCGCTTCGGTCTCTTCTGCGTAAATGTAATCGCCGATTTCCGCGTGGCAATGGACGACCAAAACGGACTCCGCCTGACTCGACGAGGCCTCGCGCTCGAGATCTCGAAAAATTTCTCGAGCCACGGTCGATTTCGTCTTCACATAGGCTTTTCCGTCGCAGTGACTGCAGGGCTCGCAAAGAGTCTTAACCAAGCTCGGGCGGATCCGCTTACGAGTCATTTCCACAAGCCCAAGATTGGACATTGCTACGACCGTTGTTTTTGCACGGTCGCGCGCGAGTTCTTCGCGAAGTGATTCGAGTACTTTTTCGCGGTGAGCTTCACGCTCCATGTCGATGAAGTCGATAATGATAATTCCACCGGCGTTTCGAATGCGAAGCTGGTGAGCGATTTCTCGGACCGCCTCGAGATTGGTTTTCAGGATCGTGTCTTCGAGATCGCGCTTCCCGACATAACGACCCGTATTCACGTCAATCACAACCAACGCTTCCGCCTCGTCAATGACGATATAGCCGCCAGACTTGAGCCAGATCTTTCTTTCCAACGAACGTGAGATCTCGATATCAATTTCGTACTGGTCAAAAAGCGGCCGGCTTTCCTTGTATAGGGAAACTTTGTTTTTAAAGCGAGGCATAAATTGCGCGAGGAACGCGAGAATTTTTTTATGAGTTTCCTCATCATCAGTCACAACTCGGTCGACATCTTCCGTCAGACTGTCGCGAAGTGCGCGAAGCTCGACGTCTGGCTCGGCGTGAACGAGGCCTGGTTTGTTTCGCTTTTCATAGGCGCGTTGAACGTCTTGCCACAGTCGATTGAGGTAATCCAAATCGGCGCGCAGGCTTCCTTCAGTGGCTCCTTCGCCCGCCGTGCGCACGATGACTCCTCCTTTCGGATCGATCACATCGACGAGTTCTCGCAGACGATCGCGCTCGCCCGGATCCTCAATTCGGCGAGAAACCCCGCGGTGATTGAGCGTCGGAAGATAAACTACGTGCCTACCTGGAAGCGAAATATGCGTCGTGATGCGTGCGCCCTTTGTACCCAAGGGATCCTTCGCCACCTGCACTAAAATCCACTGACCCTCTGTTAGTAGCTCTTGGATTTTAGGCCGGTCAGCAGCATCAAGACTTGCGGCAGCACTCGCAGCGGAATTTGCAGCAGATCCCGCCGACAAGGCGTCGCCGTTATCAGAAGAGTCATCTCTCTCGTCACCGTCCAAAAGATCAGTGCCCTCGCCATCCAAGTTTGGTCGCACGTCGCCGACGTACAAAAAAGCCGCGCGATCGAGACCGATGTCTACAAACGCAGCCTGCATACCCGGCAAAACGCGCAAGACCTTGCCGCGATGAACGGACCCGACCAATGTCGGGGAGGTCTTCTGTTCAATTTTAAGGTCATTCAAGACGCCATTTTCAATATAGGCGACCCGGGTTTCGCTGGGCCGGACGTTGATCAAGATTTCTGTCGCCATAATTCAATTCCGATCCATGAGATTCCGATAGGTTAACTGAGTTTCTCTTAACGTAGGTGCGGGGATCATGGCAAAGATCGATGAGCTTTTCAAATTGATGGTTCAAAAAGACGCGTCCGACCTTCACTTAGTTGCAGGATCGCCACCATACATGCGGATCAGCGGAGAAATGGAAAAGCTGGATATGCCGACTGTGACTGCGCAAGACGCCCAAGACTTAATTTTCGAGATTTGTAACGACAAGCAGAAAAAAGAATTCATCACCAACTGGGAACTCGATTTCGCCTACACCAACGAACCCATTGGCCGCTTTCGGGTCAACGTGTTCATGCAACGAAAAGGGATCGGCGTCGTCTGTCGTGTGATCCCAACTAAAATCAAAACCGCGGAACAGCTTGGATTGCCAAATAGCCTTCTAGAAATGATCAACTGCCACAAAGGTTTGATTTGCGTCACAGGCCCCACGGGCTCTGGAAAATCGACGACCCTGGCGGCGCTTATCCACCACATCAACGCCAACCAACAGTCACACATTCTGACGATCGAAGATCCAATCGAATTCGTGCACCCAAGCTTGAAGTCCCTCGTCAACCAACGCGAAGTTCACAATCACTCGAAATCTTTTGCGAACGCGCTGAAAGCCGCGCTTCGTGAAGATCCAGATGTGATTCTGGTTGGTGAGATGCGAGATCTCGAGACGATCTCACTTGCGATTTCGGCGGCCGAAACAGGCCACTTGGTTTTTGGAACCCTACACACGAACAACGCGCACAAAACAGTTGATCGTATCATTGACGTTTTCCCCGGCGACCGTCAGTCGCAGATTCGTGTTCAGTTATCGGAATCGTTGCGCGGAGTAATTTCGCAGTCGCTGCTGCCAAAAGTGGGCGGCGGACGCGTTGCCGTACAAGAAGTGATGTTCTGCAACAAAGCGATCGCCAATCTCATTCGCGAAGGAAAAACATTTCAGATCCCTTCGACTATGCAGACCGGGAAAAATCAAGGGATGGTCACCTACGACTCGGCCGTTGAGGCTCTTATCAATCGCGGTCTTCTTGCGAAAGATGTCGGTATGGAATTCTTAGGTAAGAGCACGACCGCCACAGGTGGGGAGGAAAAAGGGCACGGAGGCGGCCAGTCCGCTGTCCTTGGTGGATCCGCCGCCAGCACGCCTACGCCACCACCATCTGGCATCACGATGCAGCCAGCGCAAACCGGACCCGCTGCGGCGCTCGGCAATCTGGCGAGTCGATTTAAAAAGTCGAGCTAGAAACCAAAAATCGAATATGAAAAACCGAGGTCCGAAGTTTCCTGCGGCTGGCGACTGGCGAGAGCGGTGTAGCTAGGCGCTGGCCCGAGAAGTTCATCACGGCTTGGCGCAAGGCCATAGAACTCGTCGGGATTTGTGGCCGCACTGTAAGTCACTGCGATGGTGCCCGTGATCACTCCAACCGCAAAACCGACGGCGATGTTTGAGAGTTTATCTTGCGGACGACCGTAGAAGCTCAAAGTACTCAACCCTAGCACTGCCCCGCCGAGTCCAGAATAAATAATGGTCGCCAGTTGCCGACGCGGGCCCCCTGCTGTTGGACGATCTTCGGGTGAGCCCGAACGGACGTTGGTTTGCGAGAGGGCGGCCTGCGGAATTAGAGTCGCTGAAATGAGGATCAATATAACTCGCGAGATAAAATGCATCCGCTGGTTCTCCTTAAACAGACTTTTAATCAAGCCAAGGCTTCTCGCCATCGAGAGCAATCGTAAACAACCCCGTTTTCCAGTCTGTATTCAAACCGTCTTTGGATGCAAGATCCGTTGATTTGACTTCGCGAACCGCCGAAAGCATTGGCCCGCGGCGCACAGCGCGCTCGAATTCATCCAGGCTTTTTTCTGACCCCTGCGCGAAAAATTCGACGCGTCCGTCTTCCAGATTTCGAACAATTCCACTGACATCGTATTCCTGGGCCTGCTTTTCGACAAATCGCCGAAATCCGACCCCTTGAACACGACCTGATACAAGATAGTGACGCAAGCTCATCGCTGTGACATTAACAGGCTTTCGGGTCACTCGCACATGACCTTTATTCTCTGACGAGGAGTGGAACAATGCGCCAAACGCCCCCGCCGTCGCCGGCACCACCTAAGACGCCAAGCGAACTGGCACAGTTCATTGATCATACGCTGCTGCGCGCCGACGCGACCGAGGCGATGATACAGATTCTGTGCAAGGAAGCAATGACGCATGGATTTTACGCTGTTTGTGTGAATTCCGGCCATGTCGGTTACGCAAAACAAGTCTTATCAAAGCTACAAGATTCTAGCTCAGACATAGTGAAAAACCGCGACGTAAGGGTCGCAGCCGTGGTGGGTTTTCCACTGGGTGCGTGCACCACAACGACAAAGGTTTTTGAGACAATCGAGGCCATCAGGATCGGCGCATCCGAAATCGACATGGTCCTTCGCGTGGACCTCGTCAAGACCGGCGAATTTGGTCGTGTGCGCGACGATATTCGCGCTGTGGTCGGTGCGGCCACTAAAGCGCATCAATCTGCCGTCGTGAAAGTCATCCTCGAAACAGGCCTGTTAACGCTGGAAGAGATCGCAAGATCTTCACGGGCCGCCGACGAAGCCGGGGCTCACTTTATCAAGACATGCACAGGGTTTTCCACAGCAGGCCTACCGGCCGGCGGAGCGACTATAGAACACGTCGCGCTAATGCGCGAAAGTGCCGGAGATCACGTCAAAATCAAGGCGAGCGGCGGAATCCGAAACTTCGAAATGGCGCGCGGTTTAATACTCGCTGGTGCTGATCGTTTAGGCACAAGCTCAGGTGTTTCTTTGGTCGGCAGCACCGACACTCAAACCAATGGCGGATCGGGGTACTGATGGCGCAGTTTTTGGCTCCTGAAATCATCAAGCGCAAACGCGATGGACTTGAACTCTCCACCGAAGAAATTCGCTTCATGGTGGACGGATTTGTCAGCGGCAAAGTGCCCGATTACCAAATGTCGGCGTGGCTCATGGCGGTCTTGTTCAAAGGGATGACAGACGCCGAAACTTGGACGCTCACTAACATCATGATGCGATCGGGCCGCGTGCTGGATTTTTCAAATTTAGGAATCGCTGTCGACAAACATTCAACTGGGGGAGTTGGCGACAAAACAAGTTTAATCTTAGCGCCCATCGCGGCGGCGGCTGGAATTCCTGTGCCCATGATCGCAGGTCGCGGCCTCGGCCACACGGGCGGCACGATCGATAAATTAGAAACCATCCCAGGCTTTAGCTGCGAAATCACGATCGATAAATTCGAACGCCAGGTAAAAGATTTGGGCCTCGCGTTGATAGGACAGACGAATGAAATTTGTCCCGCCGACAAACGCATTTACGGACTGCGAGATGTCACAGCTACGGTTGAATCATTGCCTTTAATATGCGCCAGCATCATGTCGAAGAAAATGGCCGAAGGTATTCAAGGTTTGGTCCTCGATGTGAAGTGGGGCTCGGGCGCGTTTATGAAAACGCGCGCGCGCGCCGAGGAACTCGCAAATCGGCTTTGTTCGATCGGAACGGCCGGCGGTAAGCACGTGGTGGCTCTGGTCACTGATATGAACCAACCGCTGGGTCGCTTCATTGGAAACTCCGTGGAAGTCGAAGAATGTGTCGCGATTTTAAGACGCGAAGGATTGCGCGGACGAAGTCTACACGAGCTTCAAGATTGCGAAGAGTTAAGTATTGAACTTGCGGGTGTGATGATTTGGTTAGGCGGTAAGGCGCCAACACCCGAGGCCGGTGTCGCGGAGGCTAGAAAAATTTTAGATTCTGGGGCCGCCTTCGAGAAATTCGAAAAGTTGATTGCAGCGCAAGGTGGCGATCTCTCCGAACTGCCGCGCGCGGAAGTGATTTGTGAAGTATTCGCTAAGAAAACGGGAATCGTTTCATCTATCGACACAGAGCAGGTCGGCTATGCTGCGTTGATGCTGGGCGCAGGACGACGTTCCGCTGGCGATAAAATCGACCCTGTTGCGGGCATTGAATCTTTGGTTCGCCTAGGGGAATCCGTGCAAGAAGGTCAGCCTCTTTACCGCATATATGGCGGAAAACGAGGGACGAATAACAATCAAAGTGCGACGATGGCCGACGCGGGCCTTCGTTTGCTGGAAGCAACCGTGTTGGATAATTCCTTGCAAAGTTTCAAATCGGGCGATTTGATCGCTAGTAGAATTGGGTTTGGGGCAAAGGGGCCAACGCGTGAGCAATATCGTTGAAAGTCTAGAAGCATCTGTCGCGTACGTTCGGTCCGTCTGCCCACCGACAAAACTCAAGCCTCGAGTTGCAGTCGTACTAGGTTCCGGACTCGGTTCTTTTGTGAACAATGTCGAAGTTGAAGCCGCGATCCCCTACACCGATATTCCCGGATTTATTCCGCCCTCGGTCGACGGTCACAAGGGTCGTTTGATTCTGGGCCATGTCAAAGGTGTGCCGACCGCCGTGCTGCAAGGTCGAATCCATTTCTACGAAGGTCACTCGATGACAACTGTCGCGCACCCTGTGCGAACGGCCGCTCTGCTCGGTTGTGAAATCGTAATGCTGACAAATTCTGCCGGCGGTCTTGACCCGTCGATGCGTCCTGGAGACTTCATGGTGATCGATGATCACATCAATCTCATGGGTGACAATCCGCTGAAAGGGCCCAACATCGAAGAGTTTGGTCCGCGTTTTCCCGATATGACCGAAGCGTATGATCGAAAGCTTTCAGGAAAGATGGATGAGATTCTCAAGAAAATGGAAACGAAATTTTACCGCGGCGTTTATTGCGGCGTCAGCGGACCGACTTACGAAACTCCCGCCGAAGTTCGCTACCTGCAGCAGCTAGGTGGAAAAGCAGTTGGCATGTCGACGGTGCCCGAAACCATTGCGGCCAATCACTTGGGTCTTCGCGTCTGTGCGCTGTCTTGCATTACAAATTTGGCAGCGGGCCTTTCACAAAATAAACTCTCACACGAGGAAGTCACAGAAACGGCCCGTGCCGTCGAATCAAAATTTGGTCAATTCTTGGTCGAATTTATTTCGAGCCTTGAAGACTGAGAAAGTAACTTAAGGCCAACAGAGTGCATTCTAAAAAAATCTCTTCTCGCGACTTTTACAAAGTCGTGGACAAAGAAATGCGAAAGTTAAGGACTGACGGCTGGCAAAGCAGCGTCGCCTGGAATCACTACCCTGTGGCACTTGAAGTTACAGGGATTACTCTGCCAGTTCAGCGCGCCCGATTCAAAGCAGGCTATGCGGAGCTTGAGGGGCTTTCTCGCGAAGAGCAGGCTGCCTACTGGATTCAAGTTTGGCAGAACTCAAACTTGATGGTGTCACTTTCTCAAGCCATTTTCTTTTTTGAAATGTGGGCTAACGAGCGACGGAAACTTAAATCGAGCGGCGATGTCGACTTTGTGTTCGACCCGATTTGGACAAGACTTTTGAAAATGGTCGACCGGCTAGATAACTGGATTCATTCGGATGGTCTTTCGGGTTTAATCGCGGCAGCGGTAGAAGAACGGCAACGCGAACGCTTTCCCGTCTTGGTAAAATGGAACCGAGATAAAAATCCTTGGCGCCGTAGGCAATCAGTTGTTTCACTTCACTACTATTCGCGGTTCCGCAAAGTTCCACTTCCATCGTCAAAGACACTGCCATTGATCGAAAATCTTTTGGACGATGAACATTTTTACGTCCAACGAGGTGTTGGTTGGGCGCTTCGCGAATGTTACAACGTTGATCCCAAGGCGATGATGAAGTTTCTCAATAAGCACATCGGCCGGATCGCGCCCATTGGCTATTACGCTGCCGTCGAACGACTTTCTTCCAAAGAAAAAGCGCGCCTGCGAGAGCTGAGAAAAAAACAGCGCCAGCTAACACCGCGGAAAAAGTCCGCCCGGGCCAAGGTCTAGTAAAAAATCGGCGCAGAGCCTCCTGCTTCTTTGTCTAGATTAACCAGAAAAAGGGCCTAGCTGGACTAACCGAATCCGTCTCAGAAACCGACATTACTTTATCGAGGTCGAATGGATTCGATCGCGATGAAGTCCTGAAAACCGCTCTAGTAGCTGGTTTTGAGGCGCGACAGGGAGGTCGCAATGTCCAATCAAACACAATGGTCGTCGGAACCCACGCCGAAATCGCCGCGATTTTGGGAACCTTTCTTTGGGAACGCAATTGCATTATCAATCGCATCGGCTGCACTCCTTTTATCTGGCTGCACTGAAAAAGCGTCAACCCAAGCGGCGACCTTTCCGGAAACAAAAGCCGAGTGCGCGGCGACGGCTGTCCCCAATTCCTTTGTCGTTCATTGGAAAGATGGAACCGTTTCTGTTGAACGTGGTTTAACCCGCGAAGATTTTGAACGCGACGTTTTCGAAAAACACAAAGATGACATTCGTTTTGCGGAACAAGATCAAACTATCAAGCTTTCTCCGATGTCTCTTTCGCCAGACTTCGTTTCTGCTGCGGGCTCTGTAGCGGATGTTGGTTCGTCTGCAGCGCCAGAAGACACGTGGGGCCAGACCATCACAGGTGCACAAGAAGCCTGGAATGTAGGGGTTCGTGGCGCCGGGGTAAAGGTGGCGATCATTGATTCTGGAGTCGACATCACTCACCCACAGCTTCGTTCTCGAATTTATGTTAACACTCAAGAAATTGGCGGCAACGGCATCGATGACGATCAAAATGGTTATGTCGACGACGTCTCAGGCTGGGACTTTGACGCCGACCAACCAATCGTTGGTGATTCGGCTGGGCACGGAACCCACGTCGCCGGAATCGTGGCTGCAGATCATATCAATGGAACAGTTCGCGGAATCGCGCCCGAAGCGCAGATCATTCCTTTGGACTTTATGGACTCAAGTGGCCAAGGAAATCTTGGCGACGCGATTCTCGCAATCCAATACGCTGCCGATCAAGGTGCGCGGATCATCAATGCTTCTTGGGGCGGAGCGCCCTGTTCGCAGTCACTCAATCGTGCGATAACCGACCTGGAGGCTCGAGGCATTTTATTTATCGCTGCCGCAGGCAATAGCGGCGTCGATCTCGACCAGCTTCCCGAATACCCAGCTGCGTTCACGATTCCAAGTCAGATCACCGTTGGCGCCTCGACAGCGCGCGACTTCACCGCTGGCTTCTCTAACTACAGCTTTAAACTTGTTCACTTGTTCGCACCGGGAGCCCAAATTCTTAGTACTTATCCGGGTGCACGAAGTGCTTCGTTAAGTGGAACTTCCATGGCCGCCCCCTTTGTCGCGGGTGCCGCTGCGCTCGTCCTGTCGGCTAACCCCGGCGCCTCGGCAGCTCAAGTGAGGTCGGCACTTTTCAACTCAGTCGACCGCGGTGGCTTTGCCGCCAAAACTCAAGGGCGACTTAACATCTCTCGCGCGCTTTCCAGTTTTTAAAAAATCACTGACTTGTGCGACCGCGTCTGTCTCTAGAATGGTAGATCACAACCACTTTTGGAGGACCGATGCTATTTGTTGCACTTTTCTTGATGCAGGCTGGAAACATATCGCTAAAATAGAAACCGTCAAAGTCGCCAAGTTTTTTTCGAATTTCGGAACGATCCACGCCAATAAAGATTTTTTGCTTTTGAATCAAAGAGAAGGTCATTGCCGCTTTTGTACCTTCATCGGCGTTTTTAAACCTGTCCGTCTCAAAGGGAGCCCTGCCCCACCAAATAATTTAGCTGGCAGGATCCGTCTTTTGCGGAAAGAACTTTCCCAAACCACATTTGAATAATTCCGTGAACTGCCGTTATTATAACGTCCCGCTATTTTAGAAATGTCCGATTCCGGCGCAGGGGTACCCGCGGCCGGCGCGACGGCCGAAGGTGCTTTTGCACTAGAATCCACTTCATTTTATATGGGCGTCGGAAGTCCACAATTCGTGAACGACAAAACAAGAATGAAGGTGCCTAAAGACAGAGCGTAAATCGATCTACGACTCATCGTTTTTCCATCGTATCCCACGTCGCCCGCTTTGGTGGCTTCAGTCCGACAGGCAGTAAGGTTCTGTATCGAAATGAGATGGTTTTATGTTCTTTGGAAGTATTGCTGCCGCGCGTCCTGACAGACAGAAGCCCACCTTGCATGCCGCATAGCGCTCTCACTAGTTTCAGAGTCCTAAAAGTTCGCTAAGCGGACCCTTGTTTTCGGAGGGTTGGTGAGGGCCATGCGCCAGTACATTTCGGACCTAAAAGACGTCGTTGGAAAAAAAGTTGAACTCAAAGGTTGGGCGTACAACACGCGTTCGTCGGGAAAAGTAAAATTCCTGGAACTTCGCGACGGGACCGGACTTGTTTCCTGCGTTTACTACAAAGGAACCGATGCTGGACAGTGCAGCGAAGAAGCTTGGACGGCGTTCGACAATGTGACACAAGAAACTTCCGTTAAAGTCACAGGGATCGTGAAGCAACATCCAAAACAGCCGGGAGTTTTTGAAATCGGCGCAGAAGCCTTGGAAGTCATTCATCGCGCCGAAGAATATCCGATCACTCACAAAGAACACGGCACAGATTTTCTTATGGAAAATCGCCATCTCTGGCTTCGCTCAAAACGGCAAACAGCTATTCTTCACGTTCGTCATGAGATCGTAAAAGCCATTCGCGATTTCTTTGATGGTCGCGGCTTCACTTTAACGGACGCGCC comes from the Deltaproteobacteria bacterium genome and includes:
- the rplU gene encoding 50S ribosomal protein L21, giving the protein MFAIIRTGGKQYRVQAGDVVRVQKLEKNPGETFDLTDVLMVGGDKAFIGSPLVKDAKVTVTVVRQGRDAKITVFKKKRRQGYRRTHGHRQDFTELFVAAITSPEGQTMKAEKKPQVVDPAKKAARELAYAESLKASGKKAVVEAKKKKAAVKVATKTKKAAAPKKAAAKKTKAKAGAKKAAKKPAKKASKK
- the nadD gene encoding nicotinate (nicotinamide) nucleotide adenylyltransferase, coding for MSDFTRIGIFGGTFDPLHVGHLSCVRTVRSRLNLEKVFVVPAAQNPRKPRTEGPRDEDRLEMCRIGFASDAEYVVVDDRELKRGGLSYTSTTLESFAKEFDPAGMHLIIGMDQFEELDRWHRIDRILELANVVVISRVGHSLPTSLLDFPEGLRPYISDFEKGFGQLTTGRHIEFIRMPDADVAATEVRKRLRTGRSVEKYMSIEVEEYIKSKNLYGPIGARVGDYEQFTRFCAEALFSKKGLNVKGFDLRPTTAPTEFALIASGTSTRHTAALAEAVQAAVKEEFNIFPQSVEGAAEGRWVLLDYGSLIVHIFYDFVRQEYRLEELWRNSKDLAIKDPLAP
- a CDS encoding Rne/Rng family ribonuclease, with the translated sequence MATEILINVRPSETRVAYIENGVLNDLKIEQKTSPTLVGSVHRGKVLRVLPGMQAAFVDIGLDRAAFLYVGDVRPNLDGEGTDLLDGDERDDSSDNGDALSAGSAANSAASAAASLDAADRPKIQELLTEGQWILVQVAKDPLGTKGARITTHISLPGRHVVYLPTLNHRGVSRRIEDPGERDRLRELVDVIDPKGGVIVRTAGEGATEGSLRADLDYLNRLWQDVQRAYEKRNKPGLVHAEPDVELRALRDSLTEDVDRVVTDDEETHKKILAFLAQFMPRFKNKVSLYKESRPLFDQYEIDIEISRSLERKIWLKSGGYIVIDEAEALVVIDVNTGRYVGKRDLEDTILKTNLEAVREIAHQLRIRNAGGIIIIDFIDMEREAHREKVLESLREELARDRAKTTVVAMSNLGLVEMTRKRIRPSLVKTLCEPCSHCDGKAYVKTKSTVAREIFRDLEREASSSQAESVLVVHCHAEIGDYIYAEETEALDDVERRIGQSVVFKLEPGFHREQYEISRSGPQASKDLK
- a CDS encoding 23S rRNA (pseudouridine(1915)-N(3))-methyltransferase RlmH, with the translated sequence MQFLFVGGDKEKWLQEFETEYVKKLSRFYRTEVVRMKPSKDDRANADVKRKVESKLYLDKFKPTDFVVVLDERGDQLTSIQFSKKLERWLATGRSRIVFCIGGAFGFDEEVRGRADAMLTLSAFVLNHHLAQAVIFEQVYRAISIQKNLPYHNEG
- the rpmA gene encoding 50S ribosomal protein L27; the encoded protein is MASKKAAGSTRNGRDSAGQRLGVKAFGGEKVQPGVIIVRQRGTKFHLGKGVRMGRDFTIYSVTTGEVKFERIDKNRMKVSVYPVAATAQKSA
- the obgE gene encoding GTPase ObgE; protein product: MKFVDEVTISVSSGHGGPGVVSFRRESHDPRGGPDGGDGGRGGHVYFRVTRQMNTLLDFRYKRKFHARDGDPGQGRNMTGHDGEDLYLRVPPGTVVRDAETGEILLDLETEGDTVFLQGGRGGKGNWFFRTSVNQAPDVAQPGEDGQSKSVTLELKLIADVGLVGYPNAGKSTLISVISAAKPKIADYPFTTLSPNLGVVKANDEQTFVIADIPGLVPGAHKGVGLGIQFLRHIERTGLFIHLVDASGAGGRDPYQDYLDIKNELEQYDIAKKDDPDYRPLATRDQLVVLNKIDAVRLEDLEELQGRFRRAGVETMAISAAARKGLKELTIEIGKRVLK